The Desulfococcus multivorans DNA window TTCGGACGGTTGCCGTGGCCGCAGGTGCGATGAGATGCACCGTATTACGAAGATCAATTCATACAGTATATGAGGTCAAACATTGGACGGGAAAATCATTGTTGTCACTTCTGGCAAGGGGGGTGTGGGTAAAACCACGGCCACCGCTTCCATCGGCGCCGCACTGGCACTGGAAGGAAAACGGGTTGCCGTCGTCGATATGGACATCGGGCTCCGGAACCTGGACGTCGTGATGGGCTTGGAAAATCGGATCGTGTTTAACGTCGTTGATGCGGTCAAGTCCAAGTGTCAGCTGAAACAGGCGGCCATTCGAGACAGGCGGGTGGAGAATCTTTTTCTGATTCCCGCATCTCAGAGCGACAACAAGGATGCTCTGACGCCCGACGACATGATCATCTTCAGCGAACAGCTCAGAAAAGAGTTCGACTTTATTCTCATGGACTGTCCCGCGGGGATCGAGAGGGGGTTCGAGAACTCCGTGGCCGCCGCCGACGAAGCGCTGGTGATCTGCACTCCCGAGGTATCCGCGGTCCGGGATGCGGATCGCGTGATCGGTCTTCTCTACGCCCGCTCCATCACCCCCAAGCTCGTGGTCAATCGAATCGTTCCCGAAATGGTCGCGAGGGGGGATATGCTGAGTCATCTCGATATGGTGGATGTCCTCTCGATCGAGCTCATCGGGCTGGTGGAGATGGACGATCAGGTGGTGGTGGCCACCAATACCGGTATTCCGTTGGCATTGCAGAAGGGGTCCAAGGCAGGGGAAGCGTTTCGCCGTATTGCCATGCGCCTGAACGGGCATGAAGATCTTCCGATACAGGTCCCAGAGGCCCAGGGAGGGTTTTTCAAAAGAATTCGCAACAAACTCGGTCTTGGGAGATAGGGGGGCCTTATGCTAAACGGCTTTTTTCGAAAGATGATCGGCAAAAAAGACGACACCAGTAAGGATGTCGCCAAAAAACGCCTTAAATTCGCACTGATATATGATAAACTGGAGGTTTCCGATGAGATCATCAAAAACCTCCACAAGGATATGGTCGAGGTGATATCCCGCTACTTCGAGATCGATCAGGAGGCTTTCAAGCTCGACATCCGACGATCGGACGATCTCTCCGCGCTGGTGGTCAACACCCCGATCCTGTCGGCCAAACACAAGCAACGGCAGACCTGATCGTCGGCCTTCGTCCTGTGCCTGCGAAACGAAGGCCGAACGTTTCGTTTCAGCCGATGATCTCGCCTTTCCGGCCGACGACCATCTCCAGGTACGGAATCTTCCTGCCGGCTTTATCCATCCCTTTTCGGACGATCGAGGGGAGGGCCGAACAGCAGGGGACCTCCATGAATACCACCGTGACGCTGTTGATCTCCGCCTGTTCAAAGATGGCTTTGAAACGTTCCGTGTAGTCTTGGGCGTCATCAAACTTCGGGCATCCCATCATCACGACCTTCCCCTTCAGGAGTTTCTGGTGAACCATGGGAAAGGCGACGGCCGAGCAATCGGCCAGTATCAGAAGGTCTGCGTTCCTGAGAAACGGCGCGTTCGGGGGAATCAAACGGATCTGGATCGGCCAGTGGGTCAGCGCGGAGGGAATTTCACCGGCCGTCGATGCCGGCGACGGTGCGGCCTTTGAGGCGGAAAAGGGGGCCAGGACCTGAACCTGGGCCGATGGGCAGCCGCAGCCCGAAGCAGGGGCTTGTTCAGCCGCTTTCGCCACATCCTCCAGATAGGCCTGTACCGCCTCCTCGTCGAATTCATCGGCCTCCCGCTCGATGATGTGAAGCGCTCCCTGGGGGCACTCACCGATACAGGCGCCAAGCCCGTCGCACAACCGATCCTCCACGATGCGGGCCTTGCCGTCAATTATCCTGAGCGCCCCTTCGGCGCATCCCGGAACACATTGCCCGCAGCCGTCGCACTTCTCTTCGTCTATTTCAAGTATTTTTCTTACGGTTTTCATGGATTCTCCTTTATCAGGGGGTTGGGCTGAAGACTGAAGAGGGGCGCCTCCGGCCGGCGGGCCGTCCGACTTCCTTCAGTCCCAGATCTTCAGATGATGTGAAGCTGTATACTGCACAAAGGATAATTCCGCGTTGATTTAAGTCAAAAGCGGCTTTTTTTCTTTCTCCTCAACTTTCGACTGTTATGATGGTGACCGGGTACAGGCCTATGAAAGTCGAAAATTGAGTTCCTCAACTTTCGGCGATCATGGGCCGGCGGCCATGATCTTCTGCATCAGCAGGCCGGAAACGATCAGCACCAGGCCGGCAAATGTGGTGACATAAATCGTCTCTCCCAGCAGAAAATGGATAAACACGAGGGATACGAACGGCGTGAGGAAAATGAGATTGGCGACCCTGCCGGCGTTGTCGCTCAATTTAAGGGCCGTGAGCCAGGTCACGAAGGTAATGCCCATTTCAAAACATCCCACCCAGGCGGCACCCGGAAGCCCCATGACATCCGGCACCCATAGCTGCGAGAAGAGGATGCAGCTCGCAGCCGTAAAGGGAAGGCTGAAAACGAAGCAGAGAAACAGCCCGACGATCGGCTCCGCCTTAATGCGGATGCTGCAGATCCAGTAGAGCGCCCATATGACGGTGCATGAAACCGCCAGAATTATACCGATCGGATCGAGGGATCTGAACCCTGCCAGGCTCCCCTTTGTCGATACGAGCACCACGCCCGAATAGCAGACGAGGGTCGCCGTCAGATCGATGCGGGTCAGCCGCTGCCCGAGGAGGGGAACCGACAACAGGGAAAGCATGACGGGCCAGGTGTAATTGATGGGCTGGGCAACCTGGGCGGGAAGGTGCGCGTATGCTTTGAACAGCATGAGATAATAAACAAAGGGATTCAGAAATCCCAGCCCCAGAAAAATCCGGTACTCCCGGGGCTTGAGGGAAAAGATCAGCATGGTTTTTCCCTGGACGGCCAGAATCGCCCACACCACCACTGTGGAGGCCAATGTCGCGTAGAAAAGCAATTGAACGGGATCCATGTACCCGAGGGTCAGCTTGAAGGCGGTGGCGGAGGTTGACCAGAGGAGGACAGTCAACAGGCCGAGCAGATATTCTTTTTTCATTGCACTCGATGCTGCGGTTTAATGAAGCTGCGGACCTCCAGGTTGTCCGTTGGAAGCGATGGAAAACGATATGTACAACAGCATCTGAAAAAGGCCCCGGACGAACATCGTCCGGGGCCTCCGGGTGTGCAGTGTGTTCCGATACGACGCGTCTAATACCGGTAGTGGTCCGGCTTGAACGGGCCGTCCACCGGAACCCCGAGATATTCGGCCTGGAAGGCGTTGAGGCGGGTCAGGCGAACCCCCAGTTTTGCCAGATGAAGGCGGGCCACCTCCTCGTCCAGTTTTTTGGGAAGGGTGTAGACGCCGATGTCATATTTCCGGGTGGCCAGTTCGATCTGGGCCAGGCACTGGTTGGTGAAGCTGTTGCTCATGACGAAGCTCGGATGGCCCGTGGCACAGCCGAGATTCACCAGCCGGCCTTCCGCCAGCACGAGAATCGTCCGACCGGACCTGAGGGTCCATTTGTCCACCTGGGGCTTGATGTTCTCACAGGTGCACTCCGGGGTGTCCTCCAGGTAGTTCATGTCGATCTCATTGTCGAAATGGCCGATATTGCAGAGGATGGCCTCGTTTTTCATCTGCTCCATGTGCTCGCCGATCACGACATGGTAGCATCCCGTGGCCGTGACGAAGATATCTCCGACGGGGGCGGCATCCGTCATCGTCACTACTTCAAATCCTTCCATGGCGGCCTGAAGGGCGCAGATGGGATCGATTTCGGTGATGAGCACCCGGGCGCCGTATCCCCGCATGGAATGCGCGCATCCTTTCCCCACGTCGCCGTAGCCGCACACCACCACCACCTTTCCGGCGAGCATCACGTCGGTGGCCCGTTTAATGCCGTCGGCCAGAGACTCGCGGCATCCGTAAAGGTTGTCGAACTTGGACTTGGTGACGGAGTCATTGACGTTGAACGCCGGAAACAGCAGTTCTTTTTTCTCGGAGAGCTGATAAAGGCGATGAACGCCGGTGGTGGTCTCCTCGGAAACGCCGCGGATGTTTCGAACCGCCCGCGTCCAACGGCCGGGATCCCTTTCAAGGCTCAGTCGCATACGGTCCATGAGGCAGATCATGTCCTTGCTGTCGTATTGC harbors:
- a CDS encoding DMT family transporter, with the translated sequence MKKEYLLGLLTVLLWSTSATAFKLTLGYMDPVQLLFYATLASTVVVWAILAVQGKTMLIFSLKPREYRIFLGLGFLNPFVYYLMLFKAYAHLPAQVAQPINYTWPVMLSLLSVPLLGQRLTRIDLTATLVCYSGVVLVSTKGSLAGFRSLDPIGIILAVSCTVIWALYWICSIRIKAEPIVGLFLCFVFSLPFTAASCILFSQLWVPDVMGLPGAAWVGCFEMGITFVTWLTALKLSDNAGRVANLIFLTPFVSLVFIHFLLGETIYVTTFAGLVLIVSGLLMQKIMAAGP
- the minE gene encoding cell division topological specificity factor MinE; this translates as MLNGFFRKMIGKKDDTSKDVAKKRLKFALIYDKLEVSDEIIKNLHKDMVEVISRYFEIDQEAFKLDIRRSDDLSALVVNTPILSAKHKQRQT
- a CDS encoding ATP-binding protein; translated protein: MKTVRKILEIDEEKCDGCGQCVPGCAEGALRIIDGKARIVEDRLCDGLGACIGECPQGALHIIEREADEFDEEAVQAYLEDVAKAAEQAPASGCGCPSAQVQVLAPFSASKAAPSPASTAGEIPSALTHWPIQIRLIPPNAPFLRNADLLILADCSAVAFPMVHQKLLKGKVVMMGCPKFDDAQDYTERFKAIFEQAEINSVTVVFMEVPCCSALPSIVRKGMDKAGRKIPYLEMVVGRKGEIIG
- the minD gene encoding septum site-determining protein MinD; this encodes MDGKIIVVTSGKGGVGKTTATASIGAALALEGKRVAVVDMDIGLRNLDVVMGLENRIVFNVVDAVKSKCQLKQAAIRDRRVENLFLIPASQSDNKDALTPDDMIIFSEQLRKEFDFILMDCPAGIERGFENSVAAADEALVICTPEVSAVRDADRVIGLLYARSITPKLVVNRIVPEMVARGDMLSHLDMVDVLSIELIGLVEMDDQVVVATNTGIPLALQKGSKAGEAFRRIAMRLNGHEDLPIQVPEAQGGFFKRIRNKLGLGR